GATTTTCATTTGCAGATGGTCGTTGATTGCTGGGAGATTAGCAGGAAGAACAGACAACGAGATCAAAAACTATTGGAACACTCACATCAAGAGGAAGCTTGTCAGCCGCGGGATTGACCCAAACACCCACCGTCCGATCAACGAATCCGCAATCCATCCTTCAAAAACAACAATACCGTCACTTCTAAACGACGAGCCTGTACAATTCGATTTGGCCGAACCGGATCAACATCAGACGGTTAAACCGGAAACGATGGCGCTAGACCGGGAAGAGGTTAATAATGATATCAACAATAATAACTCCACGAGCAGTGGAACGACGTCGGACGACGATTGTGTACTCAATTTGGAACTCTCTGTTGGTCTGGCTACTACGAGGTACCAGTCCACCCGGAAGGCAAATCTTGACTCGGTCGAGTCCACTGGACGGTGGGGATCCGAGTTGTTCGGGGCTCAGGCTGAAGTGTGTTTGTGTTGTCGGATAGGGTTTCATAATGAGTCGTGTCCTAATTGTCGTGTTTCGGATGCTCGAACCATCTGGGAATCGAAAATTCTTtaggaatattttatatattagttaatttgtaactgtatttttgttttgttttgttacgTTTCTTCTTGTAATGAATGCATCAAGTAACAAAAAGTAGGATAAATTTTCTGCTGGAAACAGATTAATTTAACGTagtattattatttgttatctgatcaaatctgtagatatatttCAATCTCAACTTTCAGGTAAAAAGCTAAAGCTTTGCATAACTAATTAGATTTTCTTAAATCCACACACCTACGTGTCACCGAGTCACGGATATGCAGAGCAATTAGGCAGTCTTTGATTGCAGACGCAAAACAATACCTAATTTTTTGGACTGTTGACGCATAAGCATACCTAAATGTTTGGTCTGAAAGGTTTTCGTATGTGTCTTTCTTGGTTTGCTATTCGCATCCCGGTTTCATCTTGTGGTCGTCTGACATGGAAAGATTCCTGTTATAGGATTGGACGGTATCGGTCCACTAATGTAAAGATTGGGAGTGGGAGAGATTTCAGGTAAGTCGCTTCTTGGTCTGCTCCATCCTAACATTTAACCAACGAGGAGAACACTCTCAATTATATGATTTCGTGAGACAGAATTACTACAAAAAAATGCTtttcacaaacaaaaaaaacaaataatatgattttaacgGACTACACCCAGTTACTTTCCATATTTCAAATAACTAACCCTGGATTCAGCATGTTCGTTTTTAGTTTCCTAGGAAGTTCAAACGTGTTATTAAgttatataaaaaaagtttaaacgtgTTATTAAGAAagttaaacaaaatattgaaacGTGACAGAAAAGATCTCAAGTAATGACGACCATAAATCTATCAAATGTGAACACTTCTCGTTTTGAAACAAACTGTGCTGGCAGGCAAGTTCGAAGAAAGTTAGATATAAGTTTCTTTCATTAGTTTCTTACCATTAATTAAGACTTAAGACCATATTTTACATCTATAATGTATAAATCATATGTGAATACTTTGGTATATATTTAGGTCTTGTCAGAGCATTTCCAGTATAAAACTCGATCTTTTCTTTCGAAATGAAGTAAAAAggaatatagagtaaaaatacTCAAAACCTACTACATTACTCATTTCGTAATAGATtaatgaacaaataaaaaatagattatttcaTTTATAAAGTACATTCTATTATAAATTGAGATATATAGTTGAAATGAAACAATTTCTATACCATATTCTATTTTACTCTGTTTTAGAATAATAAATACATAGGATTGAAGATACCCTTAACTATCATTGAGATGTTGATTATCAATACCATtaatcaataccattaaaagaaatattaaaattttccaaatatatCATTACTatttcaaagaaaattaaacattcATTCATGGCAAATTAGTCATTACATTTTTGGCTTATAGTATAACTTACATGTTTGGGCTTAAATAACTAAAAGTTATATGTACTTAACTATAAATTTAATCGGGCT
The Raphanus sativus cultivar WK10039 chromosome 1, ASM80110v3, whole genome shotgun sequence DNA segment above includes these coding regions:
- the LOC108844884 gene encoding transcription factor MYB3; the encoded protein is MGRSPCCEKAHMNKGAWTKEEDHLLVDYIRKHGEGCWRSLPRAAGLQRCGKSCRLRWMNYLRPDLKRGNFTEEEDELIIKLHSLLGNKWSLIAGRLAGRTDNEIKNYWNTHIKRKLVSRGIDPNTHRPINESAIHPSKTTIPSLLNDEPVQFDLAEPDQHQTVKPETMALDREEVNNDINNNNSTSSGTTSDDDCVLNLELSVGLATTRYQSTRKANLDSVESTGRWGSELFGAQAEVCLCCRIGFHNESCPNCRVSDARTIWESKIL